Proteins encoded by one window of Salvia splendens isolate huo1 chromosome 7, SspV2, whole genome shotgun sequence:
- the LOC121811323 gene encoding uncharacterized protein LOC121811323, which produces MLSMLDSTNYHPYPCQILEIRGSQYKCWHSKIQGQGEGEMTLNRARTVEGAPDVINMTFMPIVSLLEGVSRIKHLALAIELYLEFCYLETRKVMNIARTHSLGFSENKKNDPIFVYRSHYNVHG; this is translated from the exons ATGTTGTCTATGTTAGACAGCACCAATTATCACCCTTATCCTTGTCAGATATTGGAGATCAGAGGTTCTCAGTACAAATGCTGGCACTCTAAAATACAAGGACAAG GAGAGGGGGAGATGACCTTGAACAGGGCAAGGACTGTAGAAGGGGCCCCTGATGTGATCAACATGACATTTATGCCTATCGTCTCTTTGCTTGAAGGAGTGTCTAGGATAAAACATTTGGCTCTTGCTATTGAGTTATACTTGGAGT TTTGCTATCTGGAAACTCGAAAGGTTATGAATATTGCTCGCACCCATTCATTAGGGTtttcagagaacaagaaaaatGATCCAATATTCGTATACAGAAGTCACTATAACGTACATGGTTGA